The sequence below is a genomic window from Ipomoea triloba cultivar NCNSP0323 chromosome 2, ASM357664v1.
TCAACTACAAACTCTTGATACTTGTCGAAGAGCTGGAGACATTTTTTAAATAGGGTTAAGGCACATGTAAAATGAGTACACTGCATCCAagttttaatgaaaaattatcACAGAACAACCAAATAATACCTTATTCCTCATGTCGTAGACATAGGCCTCCACAGCATTCTTCTTGTCCTTTGTTTCTTCCATGATACGATCCTGCAATGCcatttcaaattctttttcCACCGCCTTCTGTACATCGGCAGGTGACAATGCTCCATAAACCAATTCTGAGACTGGTACATTTGTTTTCTTGACCTTTTTCTTTGGGGCCTCAGCCTGAAAGGGTGAACAATGAAATCTCTGGTAAGCACAGCTGATGTAAGATGTGGACACTGTAAGGTACTGACTGAGTACCAGAATAGGTTACAAAATCAAAGGAAAGAGCAACTGCATTACAACATATAACAAACCTTAGCATCAGTCTCCATTTGAACTGGTTTGTCTCCAGACTCTGGGGCATGATTCTCAGAAGCATCTGATGTGACTTTATCATCTTGCATGTTAACATCAGTTTCAGAGGAATCTTGGGGAGGAATATCATCAGTTTCCATTTTGGTTGATTCCTTTAATTGTTCTTTAACAACTGGTACTTCCACCTCTTCTTCTTCTAGAAGCTAGAGAATATACACAAGaaatcaatcaaaatttgtCCAACAGTAAAAAAGTTCTTTCACCAGCCACCAAGAGAAACTTCATCACTTACAGTTGCTGACTCAACAGAAACAATACCATGCAGATTCAAGCGTGCTTTAACCTTCAGCTTTGCACGTTCGCCCTTTGCAGATTGGAAAGGACCAATCTGTTCATAAATGCAGCAACAGTATTATGAGCATAAACATTATCAAATTCTGACTTTATGTATTACAGAGTAAATTACATATTACACAGATCAGATAAAAACAAACTTAATTACCGTGTAAGTACTGATTTTTGAAGGTGCCTGTAGTTCACTGACATCAGCATACTGTACATCAATCGAAAATGTGCCAGATCTGTAGAACGTCAAAGCTTTCACACTTGGTATTGGATTCCCCTTGGGGAAAACAATGGTGCTCTGTTGATTTTCAGCAACTCCATTTTGGGCATCTGGAGCAGGTCCTTTCCAGGACAAAGCAATTGGGAAAGGGAAGCTCTCATTGACCTACACAAGTACACAACCAACAAGAAGAAAACTTTACAAACTCTCTAACTGGAAATGTTAGACTGTACACCCCACTGGAAATCCTTGAAGACCAGACATCTCAACAGTAAGGAATAAGGATCAATATTAAAAGGAGCTGAGCCAATAAAATTTACCTGAAAATCTCGCACTTTAAATGTTGGACTGAGTATGGCACACTGTAATGCACAGCCTTTAGCAACACATTCACTTGCATTCATTGTACGCCTAGGCTCCTTACCAAAGAACTCGGTCAAAATCTTAATAATAGCAGGGACTCGTGATCCAGACCCAATAACCTCAATAGAGTGAATATTTTCAACTGCAAGACCAGCTTCTGCAATAGCTTTCTCCAATGGCTTCTTCACTCTTTCCAATATGGGAATACTAATTTGCTCAAATTCATCTCTTTTAATGAAACCCCTGACATCCTTCTCATCCATCAAGCACTCTATATTCAGAGGTGCCTCAGGATTAGCACTTAAAACCTTCTTCAACTTCTCACAGGCAGCGCGGAGTCTAAGGCAAGCCCTGGCATTCTGAAAGACATCAATCTTGTATTCATCCTTGAATTTTGCAGCAAAGTGCTGGAAAAGGACTTCGTCAAAATCTCTTCCACCAAGTGATCTATCAAATGAATGTGCCAATATCTTCAGCTGGCCTTTCTTGAAGGCGGCAATGCAAACTTGCATGCTAGAATGTCCAACATCAACAAAAGCAACATTTAGGGGTTCATTTTCAGGTAAATCAGTCTTGTAGATACCATAAGCCAATGCTGTGGCTGTAGTTTCGTGGAAGAGACGTAGTGGGTGTAGACCAGCAATTGTAGCAGCATCCATAACTGCTCTTCTCTGGAGATCAGTAAAATAGATGGGTATCCCAATGCAGCAATCCACTACTGCAGCATTCAGATTTTTCTCTGCAATGCTCTTCAGATTTGACAACACCATTCCCAGAACTTGGGTGGGTGTGAAAGTTCTCATTTCCCCCAAATATCGAGCATGGATCAATGGAAATCCATCAGGGCCTTCAGTCACAGAGAAAGGAAAAGACTTGATATCCCTTTGCAACTCGGGATCTGAAAATTGACGTCCAATCAATCTCTTTACCTGAGAAATTGTGTTCTTTGGATTCATCAGACTAGATGCAGCACCAGCTGTACCAATGAATCTTTGCTTGTCACCAAAGCAAACAAGAGCTGGAGTTTCTCTCTTTGATTCATCATTAAGAACAACATCAATTCCCCTCTGTCTTGCAACTGCAACGACACCACTCTCGTTCCCAACATCAAACCCTACTACGCTCATTTTTGTTGCAAGAAGCAATTAAAGTCCAATAGAACAGAAAACCTGAATGACAGTAAAGCAAGGCAACATTTAATCCAGAACCTATACAATTGCCAAATTATACTTCTAATGCAAATCACAAGCAAACTGATTCACTATGGCATCCACAGATAGATGTGTAACTTAATATATAGGCTACCAAAGAAACAACCAAATATGCAATTACCATTCCGGAGCTACAACTAATCAAATTAAGATTCAACAGAAGTCATACTCAAACAAACAGGAAAACTTAAGCTTTTCCGTTGCATTAACCTTTgccaacaaaacaaaataaagaaacatgAAATGTTGTAGCAAGCTTGAATTGATCCGAATCAGATTCAACAGCTACACCTCAGAAACAGAAGCATGAAATATTAAAACTTGCCACTGAATTAGCTTTCATGCACACACATACTCCCTACACACCACATCATCTAAGAAAACCATACAATCACGGCTTAATTCATCCCAAAAGCCGATCACGTATCCAGAAAACAGTTAAATAAAGACCCTGGCCAAAGCAACAAACAATGCAAGCATGACTAATTCTATTCCAACTTAAAACAATATCCTACTTCTCATTACGATACAAAAACGATCAAATCGGAAGCAGAAAAAGGATCAATATTCAGCGCCCGTAAAAGTTCAAATACGATAACCTATTCAACGATCTACACAACCGTATTTAAAATGAGAAATCCACAGATCTGAGAATTGAGCAAACACGAAACTATATTTCGAGATTCAGACGTACCGGAAGGACGCAGAGCAGGAAGTGTGGGAAGGATTGACCGAGCAAAAGCGCACCGGTGGATTCTAGAACTCTCTCTTCCCTACTACGGCGGTATGTTTAGAGACAGGAAAGTATGACCGGATACGAAAGGGAAAAATAGGGGTTTTAAAGGCAGGCAGTAAGCGAAGGTGGGGTTTGTGTAGAATtttcgatttaaaaaaaattaaataaacgaAAATGGTGGTTTGATTTACTAGGACTCTAGGACTAG
It includes:
- the LOC116009813 gene encoding heat shock 70 kDa protein 15, with the translated sequence MSVVGFDVGNESGVVAVARQRGIDVVLNDESKRETPALVCFGDKQRFIGTAGAASSLMNPKNTISQVKRLIGRQFSDPELQRDIKSFPFSVTEGPDGFPLIHARYLGEMRTFTPTQVLGMVLSNLKSIAEKNLNAAVVDCCIGIPIYFTDLQRRAVMDAATIAGLHPLRLFHETTATALAYGIYKTDLPENEPLNVAFVDVGHSSMQVCIAAFKKGQLKILAHSFDRSLGGRDFDEVLFQHFAAKFKDEYKIDVFQNARACLRLRAACEKLKKVLSANPEAPLNIECLMDEKDVRGFIKRDEFEQISIPILERVKKPLEKAIAEAGLAVENIHSIEVIGSGSRVPAIIKILTEFFGKEPRRTMNASECVAKGCALQCAILSPTFKVRDFQVNESFPFPIALSWKGPAPDAQNGVAENQQSTIVFPKGNPIPSVKALTFYRSGTFSIDVQYADVSELQAPSKISTYTIGPFQSAKGERAKLKVKARLNLHGIVSVESATLLEEEEVEVPVVKEQLKESTKMETDDIPPQDSSETDVNMQDDKVTSDASENHAPESGDKPVQMETDAKAEAPKKKVKKTNVPVSELVYGALSPADVQKAVEKEFEMALQDRIMEETKDKKNAVEAYVYDMRNKLFDKYQEFVVESEKEQLIAKLQEVEDWLYEDGEDETKGVYIAKLEELKKQGDPIEERYKEYTDRGTVIDQLVYCINSYREAAMSNDVKFEHIELADKQKVMNECVEAEAWLREKKQQQDALPKYATPVLLSADIRKKAEAVDRLCRPIMTKPKPAKPTTTEPSSPQTSQSSEKHSQGGEGPNPNENTGEGAGAEATSATEPMETDKSESESAPSGV